In Phycisphaerae bacterium RAS2, the DNA window CCCCGGTCGGCTGGGAAGAGCCGTCCCGATCTCGGCTCTGCTGTCAAGCCGGCTTAGCGACTGGCGGCCGATCTTTTTTCTACCGGAGCGTGCTCCGGTGGAGTTCCCCGAGAGAAGTTAACATCGCTCGTGCGGTTGTGCGCCTCGCGCGGCTGCTCGTAGCATGAAGTGGTCGGCAGCGAAACCTGTCGATTGAGGGTCGCGTCGTGCGCTGTGTCACCGTACATGACGAAACCGTGCAGGTCGGAGAGCGGCCGGAACCGGTCGCTCCGCCGGGTGAAGTAATCATTCGCCCGCGCGTCAGCGGCATCTGTGCGACCGACTTGGAGATCGTGAAGGGCTATTCCAGCTTCACCGGCGTGCCGGGTCACGAGTTTGTCGGCGTGGTGGCGTCGCGCGGCTGCGCGCTGGACGGCCGCCGCGTGGTGGGCGACATCAATTGCGTCTGCGGCAAATGTGATCTTTGCGGGAGCGGGTTGTCGAGCCATTGCCGCATGCGGACGGTGCTCGGCATTGTCGGGCGCGACGGTGCGTTCGCGGAGGCGTTCTCGTTGCCCGAACGGAATTGTTACGAAGTGCCCGATGGGTTGCCCGATGAGGAGGCGGTGTTCGCGGAACCGCTTGCGGCGGCGATGCAGGTGCCGCGGCAGGTCAAGGTTGATAGTAAGACAAGTGTCGCCGTCCTGGGGACGGGGCGACTGGGCATCCTCGTGTGCCAAGTGCTGGCCAGGACGGGCTGCAAGCTCATGGGGGTGGGGCGCAATCGGCGAACGCTGGACCTTCTGGACCGCAAGCGCATCCGGGGGGTGCACGTGGATGAGTTCGACGCCCGAGCCGAGACGGATGTCGTCGTGGAATGCACCGGCTCGCCCGAAGGCCTGGCCCTTGCGCTGCGGGCCGTGCGGCCGCGCGGCACGATCGTGCTCAAGTCCACGTATCACGATCGGCCCGGTGTGGACCTATCGCCGATTGTCGTGAACGAAGTGACGGTGCTGGGCAGTCGATGCGGTTCGATTCCCGACGCGCTGCGAGCCTTGGCTCGACGCGAGATCGATGTGACGGGGATGGTCACGCGAACCTTTCGGCTGGACGACGCGGCGGCGGCGTTTGCGGCGGCAGCCGAGCCGGAACATCTCAAGGTGCTGCTGAAGATCGGCGCGCCGTAGGTGAGAGGTCGCTTGAGTGAGTCAGCCGATTCGAACCGTTGAGTTGATCGAGACGCGGCTGGGCGACGGCGTCCTGCTGCAGTTCGACGCGTTGCGGAACATCGACGGATTTCGACATGGCATCACGATGCGCCCGTGGAACATGGCGCCGCATCGCGGGCCGCAAGCGGATCAGGCCGTGGCGCGGCGCCGGCGCGTGTGTGAGCATCTGGGGTTCTCGTTCGACCGTTTGACCACGCCGGATCAGATTCACAGTCCGCATGTGTTGCGCGTGCTGCCGGGTGATGTGGGCCGCGGGCGAGCCGAGCGCGAGACGGCGATTCCCTTCACGGATGGGTTGATCTGCGATCTGGCGGGTGTGCCGGTGATGCAATTCTCGGCGGATTGTCCGGTCGTGGTGCTGGTGGACTCGGAGCGCCGGGTGTTCGGGACGGCGCACGCGAGCTGGCGCGGGACGGTCGCGGGAATCTCGGCGGAGCTGGTTCGACAAATGCAGCGTGAGTTTGGCGTGGACCCGGCGGGCCTGGTCGGGGCGATCTGTCCTTGCGCGGGGCCGGGGGAATACGAAGTGGGCGAAGACGTTCGTCGCATTGCCGCGGCGCGGCTGGAGGCCGGCGAGACGTTTTTCTCGTCGCGCGGGGGACGGCTGTACTTCGATCTTCGCGCGGCGAACGTTCACCAGTTGGTCCGCGCGGGCGTGCCGGGAGATCGTATCTACGTGGCGTCGCCCTCGACGATGTCCGATGGTCGGTTCTACTCGCACCGCCGCGACGGGGCCGAGACGGGGCGATTCGCGTTCATCGGCGGATTCGCCTGAATCGCGACGTGCCTTATCAGACTCATGAAACAACGCAACTCGCGCACGCTCCCGACCGATAAGCCCTGCGGCGCGCCGGCGACCGACGGCTGGTCGCAACGAACGCAGCGCGGTTCGCGTGGAGAGGTGTGATGGCAAGCGACAAAGCGGTGGTACTCGTATCGGGCGGGTTGAACAGTGCCGTGCTGGCTGCAATGGCCAAACAGGAGCATCCGGCCATGGCGATGCTGCATGTGCGCTTCGGCCATCGCGCGCAGGATCGCGAGACGGAGTTGTTCGAAAAACTTGCGGCGCACTTTGAAGTGCGCGAGCAGCTCACGGTGGACATGCCGCACTTCGCGGCGATCGGCGGCAGCGCCCGCGTCTCACGCAAAATGCAATTGCAGGACGCCCTGGCGAT includes these proteins:
- the neoA gene encoding 2-deoxy-scyllo-inosamine dehydrogenase, with the protein product MRCVTVHDETVQVGERPEPVAPPGEVIIRPRVSGICATDLEIVKGYSSFTGVPGHEFVGVVASRGCALDGRRVVGDINCVCGKCDLCGSGLSSHCRMRTVLGIVGRDGAFAEAFSLPERNCYEVPDGLPDEEAVFAEPLAAAMQVPRQVKVDSKTSVAVLGTGRLGILVCQVLARTGCKLMGVGRNRRTLDLLDRKRIRGVHVDEFDARAETDVVVECTGSPEGLALALRAVRPRGTIVLKSTYHDRPGVDLSPIVVNEVTVLGSRCGSIPDALRALARREIDVTGMVTRTFRLDDAAAAFAAAAEPEHLKVLLKIGAP
- a CDS encoding Laccase domain protein, with protein sequence MSQPIRTVELIETRLGDGVLLQFDALRNIDGFRHGITMRPWNMAPHRGPQADQAVARRRRVCEHLGFSFDRLTTPDQIHSPHVLRVLPGDVGRGRAERETAIPFTDGLICDLAGVPVMQFSADCPVVVLVDSERRVFGTAHASWRGTVAGISAELVRQMQREFGVDPAGLVGAICPCAGPGEYEVGEDVRRIAAARLEAGETFFSSRGGRLYFDLRAANVHQLVRAGVPGDRIYVASPSTMSDGRFYSHRRDGAETGRFAFIGGFA